The following proteins are co-located in the Triplophysa dalaica isolate WHDGS20190420 chromosome 2, ASM1584641v1, whole genome shotgun sequence genome:
- the mettl14 gene encoding N6-adenosine-methyltransferase non-catalytic subunit, with amino-acid sequence MNSQLQEIRERQKLRRQLLAQQLGADSPDSLGAVLNSKDEQKEIEETRETCRASFETSVPVAKRKCQNEGEDPEEDVEEQKEDVETQQQEVEEVYKDSSTFLKGTQSLNPHNDYCQHFVDTGHRPQNFIRDGGLADRFEEYPKQRELIRLKDELISATNTPPMYLQADMDRFDLRDLKCKFDVILVEPPLEEYYRESGIIANERFWNWDDIMKLDIEEISAIRSFVFLWCGSGEGLDLGRMCLRKWGFRRCEDICWIKTNKNNPGKTKTLDPKAVFQRTKEHCLMGIKGTVRRSTDGDFIHANVDIDLIITEEPEMGNIEKPVEIFHIIEHFCLGRRRLHLFGRDSTIRPGWLTIGPTLTNSNFHAEAYSGHFNEPNAYLSGCTEEIERLRPKSPPPKSMAERGGGAARGGRGGQGSGRGDRGRDRNRPNFRGDRGGFRGRGGPHRGFLPR; translated from the exons ATGAACAGTCAATTGCAGGAAATACGGGAAAGGCAGAAGCTCAGACGACAGCTTCTTGCACAACAG CTAGGAGCAGACAGTCCCGATAGCCTCGGCGCTGTTCTCAACAGTAAGGATGAACAAAAAGAGATAGAGGAGACCAGAGAAACATGCAG GGCTTCATTTGAAACATCAGTTCCCGTTGCTAAAAGAAAATGCCAGAATGAAGGTGAGGATCCAGAGGAGGACGTGGAGGAACAAAAG GAAGATGTTGAAACTCAGCAGCAGGAGGTAGAAGAAGTGTACAAAGACTCAAGTACTTTCCTAAAG GGCACTCAGAGTCTGAATCCTCACAATGATTACTGCCAACACTTTGTGGACACAGGCCATAGACCTCAGAACTTCATCCGAGATGGAG GTCTGGCTGACAGGTTTGAGGAGTACCCCAAACAAAGAGAGCTAATTCGGCTTAAAGATGAGCTCATCTCTGCCACCAACACCCCACCAAT GTATCTGCAGGCAGATATGGACCGCTTTGATCTAAGAGATCTGAAGTGTAAGTTTGATGTGATTCTGGTAGAGCCTCCATTGGAGGAATATTACAGAGAGTCGGGCATCATCGCAAATGAGCGCTTTTGGAACTGGGACGAT ATCATGAAGCTGGACATAGAGGAAATCTCTGCCATTCGTTCTTTCGTGTTCCTGTGGTGTGGATCCGGAGAAGGCCTTGATCTCGGCAGAAtg TGTCTGAGGAAGTGGGGGTTCAGGAGATGTGAGGACATTTGTTGGATCAAGACCAACAAAAACAACCCTGGCAAGACCAAAACGCTGGACCCTAAAGCGGTGTTCCAGAGGACCAAG GAACACTGTCTGATGGGCATCAAAGGCACAGTTAGACGCAGCACAGATGGTGACTTCATTCATGCTAATGTGGACATAGACCTGATCATTACAGAGGAGCCAGAGATGGGCAATATTGAGAAGCCAGTGGAGATTTTCCACATCATCGAACATTTCTGCTTGGGCCGTCGACGCCTGCATTTGTTTGGCAGGGACAGCACCATCAGGCCAG gTTGGCTAACTATAGGCCCGACCCTGACCAACAGCAACTTCCACGCAGAAGCGTACTCTGGCCACTTCAATGAGCCCAATGCTTATTTGTCTGGTTGTACTGAGGAAATCGAGAGACTGCGTCCCAAATCCCCACCTCCTAAATCCATGGCAGAGAGAGGTGGGGGGGCAGCACGAGGAGGTAGGGGTGGTCAAGGCTCAGGTAGAGGAGATCGCGGTCGAGACAGAAACCGGCCGAACTTCCGTGGAGACCGAGGTGGATTCAGAGGCCGTGGTGGTCCACATCGTGGATTCCTTCCACGATAA